The following coding sequences lie in one Gammaproteobacteria bacterium genomic window:
- a CDS encoding oxaloacetate decarboxylase — translation MRDTTVTAEGMNNGGQRLRELLARPGIVRLLGAHDALTALAVERAGLEAVFLGGFGVSASMLGLPDLNFLGISEMAEATRRVAQRVSLPVLADADTGHGGLHNVAHCVRELRQAGAAGMILEDQEFPKRCGHFAGKRVIPGAEMARKIQVAAAARGDSGFVLVGRTDAREPHGLEEAIRRANLYCEAGADVAFVEAPLSEEELRAVCRQVPHPKLVNMLAFGKTPSLSAAALAEMGFDMVVAPIDSVLLLARAMGRLAEAFRQDGHTGALAGEMTDFAGIKELLGLQEFLDLQEARDKPAD, via the coding sequence GTGCGGGATACGACGGTGACGGCGGAAGGCATGAATAATGGCGGGCAACGCCTGCGCGAGTTGCTGGCGCGGCCGGGGATCGTGCGCCTGCTCGGCGCCCACGATGCTTTAACCGCGTTGGCGGTCGAACGAGCCGGTCTCGAGGCGGTCTTTCTTGGCGGCTTCGGGGTCAGCGCCAGTATGTTGGGTCTGCCGGACCTCAATTTCCTGGGCATTTCCGAGATGGCGGAGGCGACGCGGCGCGTGGCGCAAAGGGTTTCTTTGCCGGTACTGGCCGATGCCGATACCGGACACGGCGGCTTGCATAACGTGGCGCATTGCGTGCGCGAATTGCGCCAGGCGGGGGCGGCAGGGATGATCCTCGAAGACCAGGAATTCCCGAAGCGTTGCGGTCACTTTGCCGGCAAGAGGGTGATCCCGGGCGCGGAGATGGCGCGCAAGATTCAGGTCGCCGCCGCCGCCCGCGGCGACTCCGGCTTTGTGCTGGTGGGGCGCACGGACGCCCGCGAGCCCCATGGTCTGGAGGAAGCGATCCGCCGGGCGAACCTCTATTGCGAAGCCGGGGCCGACGTGGCCTTCGTCGAGGCGCCCTTGTCCGAGGAGGAGCTGCGCGCCGTCTGCCGCCAGGTGCCGCATCCCAAGCTGGTGAACATGCTGGCCTTCGGCAAGACTCCGAGCCTGAGTGCGGCGGCGCTCGCGGAGATGGGTTTCGATATGGTCGTGGCGCCGATCGATTCCGTGCTGTTGCTTGCCCGGGCCATGGGCCGTCTCGCGGAAGCCTTCCGGCAGGACGGGCATACCGGGGCGCTCGCCGGCGAGATGACGGATTTTGCCGGGATCAAGGAGTTGTTGGGGTTGCAGGAGTTCCTGGACCTTCAGGAAGCCCGGGATAAGCCCGCGGACTGA